Genomic DNA from Podospora pseudoanserina strain CBS 124.78 chromosome 4, whole genome shotgun sequence:
ATGCGTCTGAGTCTTGGGTGGAATACGGCTCGGCACTAGTCTCCGGACAGGCAGTCGTTATACAACGGCAGACCCATGTTTTACCCTCCGCTTCAGCATCTTGACCCCTTAAAAACGACCGGTCACCACCAAGCGGCCATCTGGTAGCGTCTGGCATGCGCCGTTTCGTGCAGCTAGTATATCTCCCCTGCATTCCCGTTCCTGTGCCTCTGCCTGCCTCCTAGGCACTAGCTCTGTATCCGCAAACTCTCCTGTCGCTTGCCCGACTCACCCGCTCGCCTCGGGGCATATTTCCGCTGCGTCTATCTACCGGTGTTTTGTAAAACCGCTTGTCCGTCGTCATCGTTCTGGTGTAAAGAGTTAAGTCCTCgttctctcttcctctgtCTACTTCGAGTGCCGGACCTTGTGTCCTGAATACCTGACTCGGACCTACTTGCTTTGCAAAAGCCTCCGGCCTGTTCCTACCCAACCCAGgcatccacccacccacccgaGCCATGAGGTTCATCAAGACAATAGCCATGCTGGCTGCTATGGGCTCCGATATTGGAATCGGTGCTGCGTCGGTGTTTAAGCCTACCAAGCCACCAGCCGTTCCACTGGCCGTCAGGTCGCCATATCTGAATGCCTGGCTACAGGGCGAATCAGGATGTGTGCTACCTGGCGAGTGGCCACGCTTCTGGACGTGAGGCTCCCATGACTCTACCTTGAAACCTCATAGTGCTAAGACAAATCCCAGGGGAGATATCCAAGGATGGCAAGGATATGTGGCAGTCGACGGCGTTGCCTATAACTGGATGGGGGGCGCCCCTGGCCCAGGCCCAGTCAACCAGCTATCACTGGAGTACACCTCAACAAAAAGCATCTTCACCTTTGATGTGGCCCAAAAGATCACCCTGATTGTCACTTTCTTCTCGCCGGTATACCCTGACGACATACAGCGGCAGTCTCTGCAGTTCTCATACGTAACTGTCACGGCAAAATCCTCTGATGGGGCTTCGCACAAGGTCCAGGTTTACATGGATGTGTCTGGCGGTGAGTAACACGCTGGATAACTGTTTCCTTTACCTTGACTGATCGTTCTTATAGAATGGGCCAGTGGTGACAATTCCGAGAAGGTGCAGTGGGAATTTGGCACCGAGAGTAATCTTTACTATCTCAAGTTCTGGCGCGAGAACCAGCACGAGTTCAAAGAAGCCAACGAAATTGCAAGTTGGGGAAATTGGTATCTCAGTACCGGATTCCATGAAGGTGTAAGCTTTGGCCTGAGAGATGCTAAATCCTACAACGCAGACTAATCATTCGTTGGACAGTTGACGTGGCAAATTGGTCAAGATACCACCGTGCGGAACCAGTTTGCTGGCAACCTGGCTCTCAGCAACTCCCAGGAGTCTGAATTTCGCCCGGTCAGCGAGAACTGGTATGCCTTCACAAATATCTGCCTTTCTGTCCCGATACGCTGCTGCGGATAGTTGAGCTTACAATGTTTCAGGCCTGTGTTTGCGTTCTCTCATGATTTGGGCGACATCAAGGACGACGAGGTTGAAAGGATCTTCACCCTCGGTCTTATCCAGGATAATGTCATCCACTTTGCCAGACAAAACAACACCCTGGAGCCTGTCCGGGGACTGTGGATGTCCTTTTACAACAACAGTGACATGGAGGCTGTGGTCTCTTTCTACAACGACTACAGGCATGCCGTAGAGACAATGTCACTCCTAGACCAACGGATTGAGAAGGATTCGGTGGAGGCAGCTGGGCAGAACTACTCCCTTATCACTACACTTGCTCTTCGCCAGACTTTCGGTGCTTTCCAATACGCCGGAACGCCGGAGAAGCCATATATTTTCCTCAAAGAAATCAGCTCCAACAGTGACATTCAGACAGTTGATGTCATATTCCCGGCGTTCCCAATATTCGTTTACCTCAATGCCACCTTGAGCAGATATCTCCTGGACCCTTTGTTCGAACACCAAGAAAGTGGTTCATACCCCAACAAATATGCCGAACATGACTTGGGTACCTTCCCTGTGGCCAAAGGCTACCCCAACGGAGACGACGAGGCCATGCCATTGGAGGAATGTGGTAACATGATCATCATGTCACTAGCATATGCTCAACGCACCGGCGATACGGGGTACCTAACAGCCCACTACCCAATTCTGGCACAGTGGGCTCAGTATTTGATCGAGGACTCGCTTGTTCCTGCCAACCAGTTGAGCACTGATGACTTTGCTGGAACATTAGCGTACGTATACCTTGCCTCAAAGTTCGGTCTGATACTGACAGTCCCCGTAGAAACCAGACCAACCTGGCCATCAAGGGCATCATCGGCCTCAAGGCCATGTCCCAGATTGCCcagctcaccaacaacacggACGACTTCAAAGACAAGGCCGAGGACTATCTTATGACTTGGAAAGCGTATGCCATCAACTATGACGCCAGTCCACCTCACACTACGCTAAGTTACGGAGACAAAGACAGCCATGGTTCGTGGTTCACGCACCCCTTGTTCACCCACTTCCCTTCGCTaactctttctcttctcttctcccaagGAATCCTCTACAACATCTACGCAGACAGGCTGCTAGGCCTCCAGTTCGTCGACCAGTCTGTCTTTGACATGCAGAGCGACTTTTACCTGACCGTGGCGAACGAGTACGCTGTCCCGCTTGATACAAGACACACCTGGGCAAAGTCAGACTGGGAAATGtttgcggcggcggtggctaAGAACGAGACCAAGGAGATGTTTATCGACAAGCTGGCGGAGTGGGTGGGGAAGACTACGACCAATAGGGCGATGACGGACTTGTTTGATTCGATTACGGGTGATTACCCGTCAGGAGGGCCGACGTTTGTGGCGAGaccggtgatgggggggatgtttGCTTTGTTGGCTTTGCCAAAGGAGTAGAATGAGATGGTGTGGGGTAGGGAagtggaagagaaggggtGTGTGTTTTGCTCTGGAAAGAAACAAGGAGTGATGGCGAGGGGATTAGCTTGGCTAGTATTGATTGAGTGGACCCTTATACCATATAAGAggttgggtgttggtgtttaTTGTGTAGTGATGCGGTGATGTTTTATGTTATGAGCGATAGTAATGGGACAAGAGTTTATGAAATAGAGAGTGTAGTCTATTCAGAATTCATCAAAGCAGGCTTACTTATGACATCTTTTTCATTCCAGCATAGAGGTAGATAGAGCAGGGCTTCGTTATGATATCTCTTTTATCACAACATTTTCAGCTTGGATGAGAATGGTCTACTACCATTCAATATTTAGATCAGCATCGTCTGTCACTATCACTGTACTTGTATTACCTACTTAACTTCAAGAAAATAGTGCTACCATTGAACTGTTAGGGTCACTGCCCATTAAACtgtgcctacctacctatcaaACTAAAACCGACGATTTTGACATCATGGCTGAGGTTTCAATTCTTCGAGTGCGAACTTCTAGAAAATGCAATACAAGACCACTGACATTAGAAGACATTCACCCACCCTGCGGCTAATTCCTGACCGATTTGTCAGGACAATTAGGCCACACCGCGCAAGAGAAGTTAGGTCCTGCTCCAGAGCCAGACGCTTGCGaatctccttcatctcagCACATGACGAGTAGCGGTTACTTGCCGTATTCTCTTCGTCCCAATAAAGAAGCATCATGGCTAACACAACAATATATTTAGTATGAGTAGCACTTCATTACGGATGTCCTTCATCCCAACATACATCGAGCAGTACTTAATCACGGTATCTCTTTTGTCCCGGCACATTAAAGGAGTGCTTACTCACAGTAACTCCATTCTCACCGCCGTTGACGTTGTCAAAGTATCTCTTGATGGCCGGGTTATCGACCTGGTGCTCACGAAGAAGCCGGTCCTCGTCCGTGTGTGCCATCATGAAGTGGTACACATACACAGTCTTCGTCTGTCCGTACCGGAGGCATCTGCCCTTGGCCTGGCGAACCGTGATGGCctggtggtgcttgttggGGTGGAAGTAGGGGttggcaaagatgatgtGGTTGGCGACGGTGAGGTTGCTGCCGGCGCTGGTATCGTTGTCAATGTTGAGGAGCATCACATTGCCCCCGGTTCCTGACTTGAACTTCTCCAACATAGCAGACGTATCCCTCGAACTGGTGACTAAAGCCAGGTTAGTGGCCTTGGGATCTATCTCCTTGATCCTGGACCACAGCTTCTCGAGGTAGGACTGGTACTGGCCGAATACCAAGGCACGCTCATCTTTGGCGATGATGCTTTTGATCAGCTCCATCATGTGGTCCACCTTGGACATCTTGACGTTGTCGTTGAGTTCGGTGCAGGGGATGACTGGGCGTTCCTTGATGAAGGACGAGCATTTCCTGGCAGGGCAGAGCCTTGCCGTCTGTGGATGGCGACAGGCAGAACACAAGATGTGTCCACAGGCAACCACGATGTAAGACTGGCTGGCGGAGGTCAGGGGTCTCCCGCAGCTCTCACCATCGCAGGTCCTTGATTGCAGCAGCTGGTCCCTGTCCGCAGAAGTCGAGAACTGGATAAACTTGGGCATGAATGCGAGTTCCTTCGTGGCGTTCTTGAAGTCGCCCATGGTCTTCATCAGCTCGGCCACCGTCGATTTGAATTCTGAAAGCATCCCGGACTTATTTTCTGGATTCTTGAAGGTACCGTCTTTAAGGGACTGGGGTCTGCCGTCGCGGTAGGCACCTCCACGACCTATGTTCTTGCTATGTTCCCAGAGTGCTTGACGGAGCTTGGGTACGGCGCCGTGAGATTTCAGGTTCAACTCCACTGCTTTGGAGACTAGCTGGCTCCTGGTCGTACTGGCGCTGACGTGGAGGCCTTCGACATCAAAAGGTAGGCATTTTTCGTCATCATACTCAGGTCTGTCCGGCATGAGGTCTCTGTGCGCATGGCAAAATTCAACCAGTTCCTTGACAGTCCAGTTGCCGAGGGTCGTTTTATCCTGGTCCAGACCATTGCGAATATCAGGCAATGGCATATTAGGCCTGGGGTGAAACAGAGCCTCCGGATCAAAGCCAGCCGGGATAAGGGGGGCCTTTGCCAGGGGAGTGTTGATGTGCAGGGTGCGGCGTAGAGCACAGAGGTCTTCAGCAAGCCGTACCGCGGTCTCGTTGCTGACTGTCTTGGGAATCTCGATCTCCGCTTTGTCGAAGAAGTGCAGCCAGGTAAAATGAGCCTTGGAATGATCGTACCCGTCCACCCAGGGGCCCTCGAATTCTTTCATGGGTTGGGCAATGACAGCGGCAGAATCGACGGTAGGATCAGTCGGAAGACAGCCGTTGACCATGGCATGAGCCACACAGTTGAacacttcttctccccccccgTAGTGCCTGAAGTCTCCTTCCCTTGCCACATTCACCTCTTCACAGAGGTATTGGAATGAGCACAttgctgcttctttttgcaggttctcttgttcttttttgaCTTCATTGCGGTAGAGGTAAGTAAGCCATTTATTGAGCCACACAGCCTTATCCCAAAGAAACTTGACGGACGTTGCCAGTCGGCAATGGGATCTCGTGAGGGAGTTCTCGAATTCTGGAAGTGTCAAGGCGCGAGACACAGCCACCACATCATTGgccaacaaacccaacatCATGGTCGTAGACTTGGTTGAATCCCCCATATCTTCTTTCGAGTAGTCTGGCTGCTGGCGTACGTGACTGGATATGGCTGCAAAGTCCATGTCGGCATCGAGGGCTTCCTGGTGCGCCATGTAGTAGCGCGCTGCCGTCACTCCTTTCATGCGGACAGGAAgaaccacctccaccgaAGAGAGAGCCGTGCCACCATCATCGGTAACGCGGTTGGCGCGGAAGAATTGCCGCACAAAGGCCTGGGCCTGGGAGTGTCTCTCGTGGGCGAGAGAAGCACTCTTGAGCGCGGAGGAGTAGGCGTGATACTCCTCGCTCTTGGAAGCAGGTTCCAAGACCGGACCATCAGTGACGGCCGGGAGACCGGGCATGATGCGCGGTTCGGGCCGCGCCAGGTGAACGCCGAAAACCTTGGCCGTCTTGCAGACCTCGGAGAGGCCGAACACCTTGGGCGTACCCGAGAGGAGCCACTTCGCGTTCGCGACAAGGTTTTCAACAAAGAACGGGATGTTCTTGTTGTCCGCCTTGTGGTCGTATGAGCACTCGTCCCATACGACACGCGCGAAGCTGCAGTTGTGCAGCCACGAAACGCACCAGGGCGCGCGAGCGCCCGGCACTTGCtccgcccccccttcctccttcttcgccggcgAAGCTGGGACTTTATCCCTTGGGTTTCTCTGGTCCTTCCGCTGGCTATCGGGAACGATCTTGGCCAGGAAAGCCTCACGTTCCGACGCCTGCAGAC
This window encodes:
- a CDS encoding hypothetical protein (EggNog:ENOG503NVGM; COG:S), giving the protein MRFIKTIAMLAAMGSDIGIGAASVFKPTKPPAVPLAVRSPYLNAWLQGESGCVLPGEWPRFWTGDIQGWQGYVAVDGVAYNWMGGAPGPGPVNQLSLEYTSTKSIFTFDVAQKITLIVTFFSPVYPDDIQRQSLQFSYVTVTAKSSDGASHKVQVYMDVSGEWASGDNSEKVQWEFGTESNLYYLKFWRENQHEFKEANEIASWGNWYLSTGFHEGLTWQIGQDTTVRNQFAGNLALSNSQESEFRPVSENWPVFAFSHDLGDIKDDEVERIFTLGLIQDNVIHFARQNNTLEPVRGLWMSFYNNSDMEAVVSFYNDYRHAVETMSLLDQRIEKDSVEAAGQNYSLITTLALRQTFGAFQYAGTPEKPYIFLKEISSNSDIQTVDVIFPAFPIFVYLNATLSRYLLDPLFEHQESGSYPNKYAEHDLGTFPVAKGYPNGDDEAMPLEECGNMIIMSLAYAQRTGDTGYLTAHYPILAQWAQYLIEDSLVPANQLSTDDFAGTLAPRRNQTNLAIKGIIGLKAMSQIAQLTNNTDDFKDKAEDYLMTWKAYAINYDASPPHTTLSYGDKDSHGILYNIYADRLLGLQFVDQSVFDMQSDFYLTVANEYAVPLDTRHTWAKSDWEMFAAAVAKNETKEMFIDKLAEWVGKTTTNRAMTDLFDSITGDYPSGGPTFVARPVMGGMFALLALPKE